A genomic stretch from Chloroflexaceae bacterium includes:
- a CDS encoding gas vesicle protein: MANYTLQHATQSTNLADILERVLDKGIVVAGDISIALVGVELLSIKVRLLIASVDKAAEMGINWWESDPLLSTRARELEAENRLLHERLARLEERLEARA; the protein is encoded by the coding sequence ATGGCCAACTATACCCTTCAGCACGCCACCCAGTCCACCAATCTGGCCGACATTCTCGAACGGGTCCTTGACAAGGGCATCGTCGTCGCTGGCGACATTTCGATTGCGCTGGTGGGCGTCGAGCTGCTGAGCATCAAGGTGCGCCTGCTGATCGCCTCGGTGGATAAGGCTGCCGAGATGGGCATCAACTGGTGGGAGAGCGACCCCTTGCTCTCCACCCGCGCCCGCGAACTGGAGGCCGAGAACCGGCTGCTGCACGAGCGTCTGGCCCGCCTCGAAGAACGGCTCGAGGCGCGGGCGTAG
- a CDS encoding gas vesicle protein codes for MPGNLNVATIVNVAREQIAALTGMPVDTVSRVLRDGNGWMLDLELLEMKRIPDSNDVLATYQVHLDTEGNLMSFLRTNRYYRGQVKQ; via the coding sequence ATGCCTGGAAATCTGAACGTCGCCACGATTGTAAACGTCGCCCGTGAGCAGATCGCCGCGCTCACAGGGATGCCCGTCGACACCGTTTCGCGCGTCTTGCGCGACGGCAACGGCTGGATGCTCGATCTGGAACTGCTGGAGATGAAACGCATTCCCGACAGCAACGATGTTCTGGCGACGTACCAGGTTCACCTCGACACCGAGGGCAATCTGATGAGTTTTCTGCGCACTAACCGCTACTACCGCGGCCAGGTCAAGCAGTAG
- a CDS encoding gas vesicle protein GvpG yields the protein MGPLGSLLTFPLTGPLRGLLWVAEQLHDQARRELYDPERIRRQLTELELQLDLGQISEEEYEAAETALLEQLRHLREQT from the coding sequence ATGGGTCCGCTGGGTTCCCTGCTCACCTTTCCGCTGACCGGGCCGTTGCGCGGCCTCCTCTGGGTGGCCGAGCAACTGCACGACCAGGCCCGGCGCGAGTTGTACGATCCCGAACGGATCCGCCGGCAACTCACCGAGCTCGAATTGCAACTTGATCTCGGCCAGATCAGCGAGGAAGAGTACGAAGCCGCCGAAACGGCCTTGCTGGAGCAATTGCGCCATCTGCGCGAGCAGACGTGA